Within Dictyostelium discoideum AX4 chromosome 4 chromosome, whole genome shotgun sequence, the genomic segment CGAGTGGTTATGGTACAggtaattcattattatcattagaCCCATTGTCACAGATTCAATCTATGGCTTCATTACAATCAccaacatttttaaataaatcttcaCCAAATCCCACTCCCAACATATCACTCCCACAACCAACTATTTCAACAACGGCAAACCCTACATCACCACCTTCTTCCGCAATAACAGCAGCAACTACAGgtacaacaaatacaaatacaagtacaacatcaactactgcaaataataataataataataataataataatttaagtgCGGATAAAAAGATTCAAAACTCACTCCAACTCTTGAGAAATAGTACCAAAAGTAATTCTgtaacatcatcatcatcatcatcttcttcttcatcatcatcttcatcttcaccaCCATCCACAAACAACAGTGATAACACATCACCACAAGAGCCGTCACCTTCATCCTCTAATTCATCAatatcaccatcaacaactCCCACTTCTTCACAACAATTAACATCACCTCAAGAGTCAAATCTTTCATCCTCACAAGGTCagacaaccaccaccaccaccactaccactactacaaATACCAcctcaacaaccacaactagAAAAAGAAGATCTACATCATCAGTGAATAACACAACAGTGGCATCACAAACAAATACAACTTctacaccaccaccaccaacaacaacaactactacaactactactactaaaCCAAAAGGAGCACCAAAAAGACAAACTAAAAGGTCAAAAAGTAAAGGTGATTTAAATAGTGAAAATGAATCAACCCCATCATCacaattatcatcatcatcatcatcaacaacaacaacaacacaatCATCTCAACCAATCAATGATGATCAAGAAGATgacgacgatgatgatgattatgataaCTCCCAAGCatcaacaacttcaaatggaagtggtggtggtggcggtaataaaaagaaaactaaATCAACAGTTGGTAATAGATTTGATAATTCACTCGTACAATTAACGAAAAagtttttagatttaattgaaaaatcaccAAATGGTGTATTGGATTTAAAAGTTGCATCAGAGAAATtggaaatttcaaaaagacGTATCTATGATGTCACATGTGTATTGGAGGGTGTaggattaattgaaaaatgttCAAAGAATCAAGTACTATGGAAAGGTATTGGTAATGATGTCAATGGCCAACAAAATTCAAAtggtcaacaacaacatcaacaacaaccattaGATCCAAAACATGtcgataattttaaaaaagaattgaaaaagTTGATGGAAAAAGAAGCAAGTTTAGATAACTCTATTAAAAaagcaaataaaaatatacatAATACATTATACGAACCAAAATCATCAAAGTAagtattttatatataaatttatttatttctaataatttattaacccTCTCCCCCCCCCCCCCCCAAAGATTAATGTTTGTTACACATGATGATTTAAGAAATATTGAAACTCTTAAAGGTGATACAGTTATTGCAATTAGAGCACCATCTGGAACAAGATTACAAATTCCTGATCCAGATGAAGGTATGGAACCTGGTCAAAGAAgatatcaaattttattagatAATGAAACTAATGCACCAATTGATGTTTTCttattaaatcaaactaCTATGCAACCAACTGATtcaataacaaataatacaaatacaaatacaaataataatcattataataataataataataataataataataacaacaacaataataataataataataataacaataataataacaataataataataataataataataatactacaaTGAATACAACTACGGAAGAATATAGTTATGCAACCAATGCAATTACAAATGCATTAGTTGGTATTACTAATAGTAATGCATATttggataataataataataacaataataataataataataataataataataataataataataataataataataataataataacagtatACTTTCACCATcaaaacaaatacaacaacaaacaaactATTTACAACCATCACAAAATGTTTCATATTGGGaaccaaattcaatattacCATCATATTCACCATTTGATTCAACACATAATCAACAATCTACAAATTCATcctcatcatcttcatcatcatcatcatcttcatcaatgGTGGCACCACCAAATCCTCAACAACATGCAAATAATTATCAAGCCTTCCAAAAGGTTGGAAATAACTATCAAGCTTTCTCTGAACCAATGTTTGAACAATCATCAGAATTTTACTTTGAAAGTATGATCGATTCAGAAGGTATTTCAGAACTTTATACAGATGACTCATTTTTAACTCAAtcttttgatgattttggaaatcaatcaatagaatcataaaaatagatataaaaaaaataataataataacaatcaccaataataaataataaataataataacaataataataataataataataataataaataataataattatgaagACTATAATTATTGTACAGTATCAactaaagaattaaattattgtaGTGATGATAATTGATCTTATCATATAAAGTATATAAAACAATGAcgaataattaaaatactGTAGTAACTAGTTGTCAACAGATAGGAAATGTAGTAAAGAATtatatgaattaattaaCCTATTGGAAAAGAGTAATATCTTTTTCATAGacatttttcattaaaaaaaaaaaaaaaaaaaattaaaaaataataaccatCACTGGTATGAACACATgtaaatatgtttttttcaataaattaaattaattaaattaatttttatgttttttttttttttttttttttttttttgagatgtATGAAAACTTATATCTTTGTAAAAACCCACAAACCactatattttaattttatttttatttttattttattttatttttttttttttttaaatttccattgtttttttttatttttttatattttttttatttttttatttttattttaataattgtcaCATTAGAAATGAatgaaaaaagtaaattaataaaaaactcAAATAGTAAATTAGCagattatttacattttgaaattataaaaatattgataaattatttattaatttatgataaaaagaaaactaatgaaattaattataaatattcattaaagaaattttcaaattatattgatgaattaataaCTTATTCAATGGTTTCAAATAAAtggtttaatttcatttcaacaacaatatcaaataatataattaattataatttatttgaaaattggtttaaattatcaacatcattatcatcatcatcatctttatcatcatcatcatcatcatcatcatcattaccctcttcttcttcttctcttTCTTGTTTAGatcaaaagatttattttaattttaaaaaagttttatatatatataaaaataataataattcagattattcaattattaatattgatactaaattaatttataattattttaataatgatataataGTTATAAAAGCTTATAAAACATctgataaatcattaaacTCATCCTCAattcaaagaaatttaaaaaataataaattaataattattaatttgaaatataaagatagtgttgaaaaatttttaaaattaattgtaaaagataaaaaacttttaaatataattaattatcaacaaaatcaagaaaacgaaaatgaaaatgaaaatgaaaaaaaacaaattcaaattaatattaaaaaattaacaaattttaaatttgaaaataaaaataaaattaaaaataaaaatcatgaTGAAGgttgtagtagtggtggtgatggtagtggtggtggtggtagtaatgataatttttgtaaaataaatttaaattatttaagaaTTATTGAAGATAGAAATTGTATTAGTATTTACAATgcaattaaatgttttaatacaaaaaatttaatttatgaaCCAAATGATTTTAGAGGTACTTTAGTAATTGattattcaatattatttaatccaGATACTATTGGAAA encodes:
- the E2F gene encoding transcription factor E2F/dimerisation partner family protein (Similar to TDP), translated to MNTEIIRQNTIIPLTPDITTNNNIVHSNNNNNNNKMTKSKQDDNFDNSNNSNNSNNNKNNKNILPTTRNRNVNSQQKVGNGNGNGNSLADEAASGYGTGNSLLSLDPLSQIQSMASLQSPTFLNKSSPNPTPNISLPQPTISTTANPTSPPSSAITAATTGTTNTNTSTTSTTANNNNNNNNNNLSADKKIQNSLQLLRNSTKSNSVTSSSSSSSSSSSSSSSPPSTNNSDNTSPQEPSPSSSNSSISPSTTPTSSQQLTSPQESNLSSSQGQTTTTTTTTTTTNTTSTTTTRKRRSTSSVNNTTVASQTNTTSTPPPPTTTTTTTTTTKPKGAPKRQTKRSKSKGDLNSENESTPSSQLSSSSSSTTTTTQSSQPINDDQEDDDDDDDYDNSQASTTSNGSGGGGGNKKKTKSTVGNRFDNSLVQLTKKFLDLIEKSPNGVLDLKVASEKLEISKRRIYDVTCVLEGVGLIEKCSKNQVLWKGIGNDVNGQQNSNGQQQHQQQPLDPKHVDNFKKELKKLMEKEASLDNSIKKANKNIHNTLYEPKSSKLMFVTHDDLRNIETLKGDTVIAIRAPSGTRLQIPDPDEGMEPGQRRYQILLDNETNAPIDVFLLNQTTMQPTDSITNNTNTNTNNNHYNNNNNNNNNNNNNNNNNNNNNNNNNNNNNNNNNTTMNTTTEEYSYATNAITNALVGITNSNAYLDNNNNNNNNNNNNNNNNNNNNNNNNNNNSILSPSKQIQQQTNYLQPSQNVSYWEPNSILPSYSPFDSTHNQQSTNSSSSSSSSSSSSSMVAPPNPQQHANNYQAFQKVGNNYQAFSEPMFEQSSEFYFESMIDSEGISELYTDDSFLTQSFDDFGNQSIES